The genomic segment CCGTTCCGCTTCACGGGGGACGCGCTGAAACTCACCGTGGGCGCGACCTTTGACCTTTCCGCTGGGCTGGGCCGCGCCCCGGCTCAGGCCCCCGCGCCGCTCCCCCCGCTGCGGGTGGCCGAACCGCCGCAGCCGGGCGTGGCCCTTGCCCTCCCCGTGCGCCTGCCCTACCCGGACCTGTCACGGGCGGCCACCCGCGCCGCCGCGCGGACGGTGACCCTGCCGCTGCCCCTCTCCCCCACCCTGCGGGTCGAGAATGTCGTGGTGACGGGCCGGGGACCGCGCCTGAACGCCGCCGTCACCGTGCGCGTCTCCGGGCCGCTGGGGCTGAACGTGCGGGCCACCGCCGATGTGTCGGGTGTGCCCACGCTGGATGCCTCCGGTCGGGTCGTCACCCTGCAAGGCGCCACCGTCGTCACCCGCCGCGAGGGGCTGACCGGGCGGGTGGTGGGTTGGCTGGCCGATGCCCGCGCCCAGGCGTACCTGCGGCAGGCGGCTCGCTTCGACCTCAGCCCGCAACTCACCCAGGCGCGGGGGCAGGTGCAATCCCGGCTGCCCTTCATGCCCGTCCCCGGCGTCACCCTGACCGGCAAGGTGGGCGAGTTGCGGCTGACCGGACTGAGCGTGACGCCAGACGCCCTCGTCGTGACGGCCGCCGCCGGAGGACAACTCGCGGCGGCGGTGGATGCGGGGAAGGTGCGGTAGGCGCGGGACCTCAGCGCCGCCCGAACTGCGTCTGGGTCGTGCCCGACTGGGTCGTGGTCGTACTCGTCCCCGTCGCCGTGCGCCCGAGCGCCGCGCCTGCGGGCTGGGCGGGGGCAGGCGCCGCTGGAGCCGTCGGCGGCGTGTAGGTCGCGCCGCCCACCCCCGCGTTGGGGTCGTTGGCGAGGCGGGCGAATTCCTTGGGGTCCACCGCGCGGGCCACGCCCGTCTCGTAGGAGATGACCCGGCGGCGGTAGAGGTTGGCCAGGAAGGCGTCCATCGTGACCATGCCCTCCCGCGCCCCGGTCTGCATGGTGGAGACGATCTGGAAGGTCTTGCCCTCGCGGATCAGCGCCCGGACGGCCGGGTTGGCGATCAGCAGTTCGTAGGCGAGCACCCGCCCCGGCCCGTCCGCACGGGGCAGAAGCTGCTGGGTCATCACGGCGACGAGGTTGTTGGCGAGCTGCACCCGGATCTGCTCCTGCTGCTCTTCGGGGAACACGTCCACGATGCGGTCGATGGATTCGGGCGCCGAGTTGGTGTGCAGGGTGCCCATCACGAGGTGCCCGGTTTCGGCGGCGGTCACGGCGGCGCGGATGGTCTCGTAGTCGCGCATCTCGCCCACCAGAATCACATCGGGGGCCTGCCGCAGCGAGGCCCGCAGCGCGTCCGCGAAGCTCATGGTGTCCGACCCGATCTCGCGCTGGTTCACGATGCTCTGCTTGTGCGAGTGCATGAACTCGATGGGGTCCTCGATGGTCACGATGTGCAGCTTCTTGGTGACGTTGATGTGGTCGATCATCGCGGCGAGGGTGGTCGACTTGCCCGAGCCGGTCGGCCCGGTCACGAGGACCAGCCCGCGCGGCGCGTTGGCGATGTCGGTGATGTTCTGCGGCAATCCCATCTCGGCGGCGCTGCGAATGGTGGTGGGAATCAGGCGCATG from the Deinococcus sp. NW-56 genome contains:
- a CDS encoding type IV pilus twitching motility protein PilT produces the protein MTLAAPDITDILRFAAEKGASDIILTVGLPPQFKLSGNYEVQQGMAPLAATETRKLMYSMMNERQQRTFEEKRELDFSFALGEKARFRVNAFMQRGFVGGVMRLIPTTIRSAAEMGLPQNITDIANAPRGLVLVTGPTGSGKSTTLAAMIDHINVTKKLHIVTIEDPIEFMHSHKQSIVNQREIGSDTMSFADALRASLRQAPDVILVGEMRDYETIRAAVTAAETGHLVMGTLHTNSAPESIDRIVDVFPEEQQEQIRVQLANNLVAVMTQQLLPRADGPGRVLAYELLIANPAVRALIREGKTFQIVSTMQTGAREGMVTMDAFLANLYRRRVISYETGVARAVDPKEFARLANDPNAGVGGATYTPPTAPAAPAPAQPAGAALGRTATGTSTTTTQSGTTQTQFGRR
- a CDS encoding DUF4403 family protein, encoding MRRLLIPLLSTALMTAPAEAQSVPRSSLVLPVTVPLSGVQAAANARVPAEFARLDETRPLAGGLLTVRLTGTVTRTGHVRVGAAPQGDALIVRVPLRAAFRAEGQGLGSALGRDFGGEATVSLRLTPTLGADWQAGVKVAGTVEWTDPLNVELTPGVRVSVQSLVDGQVRAALDRVTADIERAVREGADLRDRAGALWARAGQPWTLPTPEPAYARVTPRTLTVSPFRFTGDALKLTVGATFDLSAGLGRAPAQAPAPLPPLRVAEPPQPGVALALPVRLPYPDLSRAATRAAARTVTLPLPLSPTLRVENVVVTGRGPRLNAAVTVRVSGPLGLNVRATADVSGVPTLDASGRVVTLQGATVVTRREGLTGRVVGWLADARAQAYLRQAARFDLSPQLTQARGQVQSRLPFMPVPGVTLTGKVGELRLTGLSVTPDALVVTAAAGGQLAAAVDAGKVR